From the genome of Gopherus evgoodei ecotype Sinaloan lineage chromosome 5, rGopEvg1_v1.p, whole genome shotgun sequence, one region includes:
- the PRADC1 gene encoding protease-associated domain-containing protein 1 isoform X1: MLFSTGRWLRLVLYLCAWPSVDGLRVHEYLYFQVLSPGDIRYIFTATPAKDFGGVFNTRYEQIHLVPADPPEACGELNNGVFIQDQIALVERGGCSFLSKTRVVQEHGGRAVIIADNAYDNDSFYVEMIQDSTRLTADIPALFLLGRDGYMIRRSLEQHGLPWAIISIPVNVTSIPAYEMMQPPWTFW; this comes from the exons ATGCTATTCAGCACTGGCAGATGGCTGCGTTTGGTGCTCTATCTCTGTGCCTGGCCTTCTGTTGATG GTTTACGCGTCCATGAATATTTATATTTCCAAGTGCTGAGTCCCGGGGATATCCGCTACATCTTCACTGCTACTCCTGCCAAAGATTTTGGAGGCGTGTTT AACACGAGATACGAGCAGATACACCTGGTCCCGGCAGACCCTCCGGAGGCATGCGGGGAGCTAAACAATGGAGTCTTCATCCAAGATCAGATCGCCCTGGTGGAGCGTGG GGGTTGTTCCTTCTTGTCGAAGACGCGGGTCGTCCAGGAGCACGGTGGGAGGGCGGTGATTATCGCTGATAACGCGTACGACAACGACAGCTTCTACGTCGAAATGATCCAGGACAGCACGAGGCTGACGGCGGACATTCCTGCTCTCTTCCTCCTGGGCAGGGATGG GTACATGATCCGACGCTCCTTGGAACAGCATGGACTCCCCTGGgccatcatctccatccctgtcAACGTTACCAGCATCCCAGCCTATGAAATGATGCAGCCTCCATGGACCTTCTGGTAg
- the CCT7 gene encoding T-complex protein 1 subunit eta produces MMPTPVILLKEGTDTSQGIPQLLSNISACQVIAEAVRTTLGPRGMDKLIVDDRGKATISNDGATILKLLDVVHPAAKTLVDIAKSQDAEVGDGTTSVTMLAAEFLKQVKPYVEEGVHPQIIIRAFRTATELAVNKIKEIAVTVKKEDKAEQRRLLEKCAATALNSKLISQQKAFFSRMVVDAVMMLDELLQLKMIGIKKVQGGALEESQLVAGVAFKKTFSYAGFEMQPKKYESPKIALLNIELELKAEKDNAEVRVNNVKDYQAIVDAEWSILYDKLDKIHKSGAKVVLSKLPIGDVATQYFADRDMFCAGRVPEEDLKRTMMACGGSIQTSVNALTDDVLGRCELFEEAQIGGERYNFFTGCPKAKTCTLLLRGGAEQFMEETERSLHDAIMIVRRAIKNDSVVAGGGAIEMELSKYLRDYSRTIPGKQQLLIGAYAKALEIIPRQLCDNAGFDATNILNKLRAKHAQGGTWYGVDVNNEDIADNFEAYVWEPAIVRINALTAASEAACLIVSVDETIKNPRSTVDAAPGGRGRGRGRPHNH; encoded by the exons ATGATG CCCACACCAGTTATCTTGTTGAAGGAAGGCACAGATACCTCCCAAGGGATTCCTCAGCTTCTCAGTAACATCAGTGCTTGCCAGGTTATCGCAGAAGCTGTTCGCACCACCCTTGGCCCCCGGGGCATGGACAAACTTATTGTTGATGACAGAG GCAAAGCAACTATCTCGAATGATGGCGCAACAATCCTGAAACTTCTTGATGTTGTCCACCCTGCTGCTAAGACGTTAGTGGACATTGCCAAATCTCAGGATGCAGAG GTTGGCGATGGCACAACCTCTGTGACTATGCTGGCTGCAGAATTCCTGAAACAAGTGAAGCCCTACGTGGAGGAGGGTGTGCATCCTCAGATCATCATCCGAGCCTTCCGCACTGCAACCGAGCTG GCTGTAAATAAGATCAAAGAGATTGCAGTGACAGTGAAGAAGGAAGATAAGGC TGAGCAAAGAAGGCTGCTGGAGAAGTGTGCAGCCACAGCCCTCAACTCCAAGCTGATCTCCCAGCAGAAGGCCTTCTTCTCCCGGATGGTGGTAGATGCCGTCATGATGCTTGATGAGTTGTTGCAGCTCAAGATGATTGGAATAAAGAAGGTGCAAGGAGGTGCCCTGGAA GAGTCCCAGCTGGTGGCTGGAGTTGCCTTTAAGAAAACATTCTCTTACGCCGGGTTTGAGATGCAACCGAAAAAGTACGAGTCCCCCAAGATCGCTCTGCTGAACATCGAGCTAGAGCTCAAAGCAGAGAAAGACAATGCTGAAGTGAGAGTCAACAACGTGAAG GATTACCAGGCCATTGTGGATGCAGAGTGGAGCATCTTGTATGACAAGTTAGACAAAATCCACAAGTCGGGAGCCAAAGTTGTCTTGTCCAAACTTCCGATTGGTGACGTAGCTACTCAGTACTTTGCAGACAGGGACATGTTTTGTGCTGGTCGAGTTCCAGAAGAAGATCTCAAAAGGACTATGATG GCTTGTGGTGGGTCTATTCAGACAAGCGTTAATGCCCTGACAGATGATGTTCTGGGGCGGTGTGAACTCTTCGAGGAGGCCCAGATTggaggagagag GTACAACTTCTTCACAGGCTGTCCAAAGGCCAAGACGTGCACGCTCCTGTTGCGAGGAGGTGCAGAGCAGTTTATGGAAGAGACTGAGCGGTCCCTGCATGATGCCATCATGATAGTCAGGAGAGCAATCAAG AATGACTCCGTTGTTGCTGGTGGTGGTGCTATAGAGATGGAACTTTCAAAATACCTCCGGGACTACTCCAGGACCATTCCAGGCAAACAGCAGTTGCTGATAGGCGCTTATGCTAAAGCCCTTGAGATCATTCCACGCCAGCTCTGTGACAATGCCGGGTTTGATGCCACCAACATTCTGAACAAACTGAGAGCCAAACACGCCCAG GGAGGTACGTGGTACGGTGTGGACGTGAACAACGAAGATATCGCTGATAATTTTGAAGCCTACGTGTGGGAGCCGGCCATTGTGCGCATCAACGCTCTGACGGCGGCGTCTGAGGCTGCTTGCCTTATCGTGTCCGTAGATGAAACCATCAAGAATCCCCGTTCTACAGTAGACGCCGCTCCTGGTGGGCggggcagaggaaggggcagGCCACACAACCACTGA
- the PRADC1 gene encoding protease-associated domain-containing protein 1 isoform X2, which yields MSIRSLFTCEDLELDSLYPGTKGCCRTLPFLHHQQGILLGMNTRYEQIHLVPADPPEACGELNNGVFIQDQIALVERGGCSFLSKTRVVQEHGGRAVIIADNAYDNDSFYVEMIQDSTRLTADIPALFLLGRDGYMIRRSLEQHGLPWAIISIPVNVTSIPAYEMMQPPWTFW from the exons atgagcatTAGGAGCCTATTTACTTGTGAAGATCTGGAGCTAGATTCTCTTTACCCTGGAACAAAGGGATGCTGCCGTACGTTGCCATTTCTCCACCATCAGCAGGGCATCCTGCTTGGCATG AACACGAGATACGAGCAGATACACCTGGTCCCGGCAGACCCTCCGGAGGCATGCGGGGAGCTAAACAATGGAGTCTTCATCCAAGATCAGATCGCCCTGGTGGAGCGTGG GGGTTGTTCCTTCTTGTCGAAGACGCGGGTCGTCCAGGAGCACGGTGGGAGGGCGGTGATTATCGCTGATAACGCGTACGACAACGACAGCTTCTACGTCGAAATGATCCAGGACAGCACGAGGCTGACGGCGGACATTCCTGCTCTCTTCCTCCTGGGCAGGGATGG GTACATGATCCGACGCTCCTTGGAACAGCATGGACTCCCCTGGgccatcatctccatccctgtcAACGTTACCAGCATCCCAGCCTATGAAATGATGCAGCCTCCATGGACCTTCTGGTAg